One window of the Equus asinus isolate D_3611 breed Donkey chromosome 28, EquAss-T2T_v2, whole genome shotgun sequence genome contains the following:
- the CIAO2B gene encoding cytosolic iron-sulfur assembly component 2B — translation MVGGGGAGGGLLENANPLIYERSGERPVTAGEEDEQVPDSIDAREIFDLIRSINDPEHPLTLEELNVVEQVRVQVSDPESTVAVAFTPTIPHCSMATLIGLSIKVKLLRSLPQRFKMDVHITPGTHASEHAVNKQLADKERVAAALENTHLLEVVNQCLSARS, via the exons ATGGTGGGCGGCGGCGGGGCAGGGGGCGGCCTCCTGGAGAACGCTAACCCGCTCATCTACGAGCGCTCTGGGGAGCGGCCGGTGACCGCGGGCGAGGAGGACGAGCAGGTTCCAGACAGCATCGACGCGCGCGAGATCTTCG ATCTGATTCGCTCCATCAATGACCCGGAGCATCCCCTGACGCTGGAAGAATTGAACGTCGTAGAGCAGGTCCGGGTTCAG GTGAGTGACCCCGAGAGCACAGTGGCTGTGGCCTTCACACCCACCATTCCACACTGCAGCATGGCCACTCTCATTGGGCTGTCCATCAAAGTCAAGCTTCTGCGATCCCTTCCCCAGCGTTTCAAG ATGGACGTGCACATTACACCAGGGACCCATGCCTCGGAGCATGCAG TCAACAAGCAGCTTGCAGATAAGGAGCGAGTGGCAGCCGCCCTGGAGAACACCCACCTGCTGGAGGTTGTGAATCAATGCCTGTCGGCCCGCTCCTGA